One region of Pan paniscus chromosome 5, NHGRI_mPanPan1-v2.0_pri, whole genome shotgun sequence genomic DNA includes:
- the DEF6 gene encoding differentially expressed in FDCP 6 homolog, with the protein MPQEPRGYRTRVPALRELVPSSHAGSGASEHCQNNRQGSRQHRASRNVQAGGALAPPRHLCGLCSRLHFLKPDLSVRAAPSRAGASAMALRKELLKSIWYAFTALDVEKSGKVSKSQLKVLSHNLYTVLHIPHDPVALEEHFRDDDDGPVSSQGYMPYLNKYILDKVEEGAFVKEHFDELCWTLTAKKNYRADSNGNSMLSNQDAFRLWCLFNFLSEDKYPLIMVPDEVEYLLKKVLSSMSLEVSLGELEELLAQEAQVAQTTGGLSVWQFLELFNSGRCLRGVGRDTLSMAIHEVYQELIQDVLKQGYLWKRGHLRRNWAERWFQLQPSCLCYFGSEECKEKRGIIPLDAHCCVEVLPDRDGKRCMFCVKTATRTYEMSASDTRQRQEWTAAIQMAIRLQAEGKTSLHKDLKQKRREQREQRERRRAAKEEELLRLQQLQEEKERKLQELELLQEAQRQAERLLQEEEERRRSQHRELQQALEGQLREAEQARASMQAEMELKEEEAARQRQRIKELEEMQQRLQEALQLEVKARRDEESVRLAQTRLLEEEEEKLKQLMQLKEEQERYIERAQQEKEELQQEMAQQSRSLQQAQQQLEEVRQNRQRADEDVEAAQRKLRQASTNVKHWNVQMNRLMHPIEPGDKRPVTSSSFSGFQPPLLARRDSSLKRLTRWGSQGNRTPSPNSNEQQKSLNGGDEAPAPASTPQEDKLDPAPEN; encoded by the exons ATGCCCCAGGAGCCACGTGGATACAGAACGAGGGTTCCCGCTCTCAGAGAGTTGGTCCCCAGTTCCCATGCAGGGAGTGGAGCCTCTGAGCACTGCCAGAACAACAGGCAGGGTTCTCGACAGCACAGAGCCTCACGCAATGTGCAGGCAGGTGGTGCTCTCGCTCCACCACGGCACCTCTGCGGTCTCTGCAGCCGTTTGCATTTCCTGAAACCGGATCTTAGTGTCAGAGCCGCCCCCAGCCGGGCGGGCGCCTCAGCCATGGCCCTGCGCAAGGAACTGCTCAAGTCCATCTGGTACGCCTTTACCGCGCTGGACGTGGAGAAGAGTGGCAAAGTCTCCAAGTCCCAGCTCAAG GTGCTGTCCCACAACCTGTACACGGTCCTGCACATCCCCCATGACCCCGTGGCCCTGGAGGAACACTTCCGAGATGATGATGACGGCCCTGTGTCCAGCCAGGGATACATGCCCTACCTCAACAAGTACATCCTGGACAAG GTGGAGGAGGGGGCTTTTGTTAAAGAGCACTTTGATGAGCTGTGCTGGACACTGACGGCCAAGAAGAACTATCGGGCAGATAGCAACGGGAACAGTATGCTCTCCAATCAGGATGCCTTCCGCCTCTGGTGCCTCTTCAACTTCCTGTCTGAGGACAAGTACCCTCTGATCATGGTTCCTGATGAG GTGGAATACCTGCTGAAAAAGGTACTCAGCAGCATGAGCTTGGAGGTGAGCTTGGGTGAGCTGGAGGAGCTTCTGGCCCAGGAGGCCCAGGTGGCCCAGACCACCGGGGGGCTCAGCGTCTGGCAGTTCCTGGAGCTCTTCAATTCAGGCCGCTGCCTGCGGGGCGTGGGCCGGGACACCCTCAGCATGGCCATCCACGAGGTCTACCAGGAGCTCATCCAAGATGTCCTGAAGCAG GGCTACCTGTGGAAGCGAGGGCACCTGAGAAGGAACTGGGCCGAACGCTGGTTCCAGCTGCAGCCCAGCTGCCTCTGCTACTTTGGGAGTGAAGAGTGCAAAGAGAAAAGGGGCATTATCCCGCTGGATGCACACTGCTGCGTGGAG GTGCTGCCAGACCGCGACGGAAAGCGCTGCATGTTCTGTGTGAAGACAGCCACCCGCACGTATGAGATGAGCGCCTCAGACACGCGCCAGCGCCAGGAGTGGACAGCTG CCATCCAGATGGCGATCCGGCTGCAGGCCGAGGGGAAGACGTCCCTGCACAAGGACCTGAAGCAGAAACGGCGCGAGCAGCGGGAGCAGCGGGAGCGGCGCCGGGCGGCCAAGGAAGAGGAGCTGCTGCGGCTGCAGCAGCTGCAGGAGGAGAAGGAGCGGAAGCTGCAGGAGCTGGAGCTGCTGCAGGAGGCGCAGCGGCAGGCCGAGCGGCtgctgcaggaggaggaggaacggCGCCGCAGCCAGCACCGCGAGCTGCAGCAGGCGCTCGAGGGCCAACTGCGCGAGGCGGAGCAG GCCCGGGCCTCCATGCAGGCTGAGATGgagctgaaggaggaggaggctgcccgGCAGCGGCAGCGCATCAAGGAGCTGGAGGAGATGCAGCAGCGGTTGCAGGAGGCCCTGCAACTAGAGGTGAAAGCTCGGCGAGATGAGGAATCTGTGCGACTCGCTCAGACCAG ACTgctggaagaggaggaagagaagctgAAGCAGTTGATGCAGctgaaggaggagcaggagcGCTACATCGAACGGGCGCAGCAGGAGAAGGAAGAGCTGCAGCAGGAGATGGCACAGCAGAGCCGCTCCCTGCAGCAGGCCCAGCAGCAGCTGGAGGAGGTGCGGCAGAACCGGCAGAGGGCTGACGAGGAtgtggag GCTGCCCAGAGAAAACTGCGCCAGGCCAGCACCAACGTGAAACACTGGAATGTCCAGATGAACCGGCTGATGCATCCAATTGAGCCTGGAG ATAAGCGTCCGGTCACCAGCAGCTCCTTCTCAGGCTTCCAGCCCCCTCTGCTTGCCCGCCGTGACTCCTCCCTAAAGCGCCTGACCCGCTGGGGATCCCAGGGCAACAGGACCCCCTCGCCCAACAGCAATGAGCAGCAGAAGTCCCTCAATGGTGGGGATGAGGCTCCTGCCCCGGCTTCCACCCCTCAGGAAGATAAACTGGATCCAGCACCAGAAAATTAG